The Thermanaerovibrio acidaminovorans DSM 6589 genome contains a region encoding:
- the nusG gene encoding transcription termination/antitermination protein NusG has product MKDDKRRWYIVQTYSGYENKVKANLEQRIATMGMEDRIFNVLVPVEEKVFVKEGRAKRVRRKVFPSYVLVEMIMDDQSWYVVRHTPGVTGFVGSGNHPIPLTDREVAEVMGKIGLPADRKPKVELDIEVGDTVRVKSGPFEGCVGPVVEVDPDKGRVRFSVTVFGRETVAEAGHEDLEKVL; this is encoded by the coding sequence ATGAAAGACGATAAGAGACGCTGGTACATAGTTCAGACCTACTCGGGGTACGAGAACAAGGTCAAGGCCAACCTGGAGCAGAGGATCGCCACCATGGGGATGGAGGACCGGATATTCAACGTCCTCGTCCCGGTGGAGGAGAAGGTCTTCGTGAAGGAGGGGCGGGCCAAGCGCGTGAGGCGCAAGGTCTTCCCCAGCTACGTGTTGGTTGAGATGATAATGGACGACCAGTCCTGGTACGTGGTCCGCCACACCCCGGGAGTGACCGGTTTCGTGGGTTCCGGCAACCACCCCATACCTCTGACCGACCGGGAGGTGGCGGAGGTTATGGGGAAGATAGGGCTTCCGGCGGACCGGAAGCCCAAGGTGGAGCTGGACATAGAGGTGGGGGACACCGTGCGGGTCAAGTCCGGTCCCTTTGAGGGTTGCGTAGGCCCCGTGGTGGAGGTGGATCCGGACAAGGGCCGGGTCCGGTTCTCGGTCACGGTCTTCGGCCGGGAGACCGTGGCGGAGGCGGGCCACGAGGACCTGGAGAAGGTCCTCTAA
- the secE gene encoding preprotein translocase subunit SecE has protein sequence MGRVIDFLREARGELKKVAWPTRQQVWYSTLVVLFVTFAVSAYLGLVDAVLTGLLRGVVR, from the coding sequence GTGGGGCGGGTAATAGATTTCTTGAGGGAGGCCAGGGGCGAGCTTAAGAAGGTCGCATGGCCCACCAGGCAGCAGGTATGGTACTCCACCTTGGTCGTGCTTTTCGTTACCTTCGCTGTTTCGGCCTACCTGGGGCTGGTGGATGCGGTTCTCACCGGTCTCCTTCGCGGAGTAGTCCGTTAG
- the rpmG gene encoding 50S ribosomal protein L33 — translation MADIIGLQCTECKRRNYVTTVNKRKMQKKLEKKKYCKWCDKHTLHKETK, via the coding sequence ATGGCGGACATCATTGGGCTTCAGTGCACCGAGTGCAAGCGTCGCAACTACGTCACCACCGTCAACAAGCGTAAGATGCAGAAGAAGCTTGAGAAGAAGAAGTACTGCAAGTGGTGCGACAAGCACACCTTGCACAAGGAGACGAAGTAG
- the tuf gene encoding elongation factor Tu, producing MAKEKFTRSKPHLNIGTIGHIDHGKTTLTAAITKTLSKKGYADFTPFDQIDKAPEERERGITINIAHVEYQTDNRHYAHIDCPGHADYIKNMITGAAQMDGAILVVSAADGPMPQTREHVLLARQVNVPALVVFMNKCDMVDDPELLDLVEMEIRDLLSKYSFPGDEVPIIRGSALKALEADGEDEWTDKIWELMKACDEYIPTPVRETDKPFLMPIEDVFTITGRGTVVTGRVERGVIKAGDEVEIVGMRDTQKTVATSLEMFRKILDDAVAGDNVGVLLRGVGKDEVERGQVLAKPGSIKPHKHFKAEVYVLKKEEGGRHTPFFSGYKPQFYFRTTDVTGEIKLPEGVEMVMPGDNSQFEVKLIVPVALEPGLRFAVREGGRTVGAGVVTEILDK from the coding sequence ATGGCGAAGGAGAAGTTTACCAGGTCTAAGCCGCACCTGAACATAGGTACCATAGGTCACATAGACCACGGCAAGACCACGTTGACGGCGGCGATCACCAAGACGCTGTCGAAGAAGGGATACGCGGACTTCACGCCCTTTGATCAGATAGACAAGGCGCCGGAGGAGCGTGAGCGTGGGATAACCATCAACATAGCCCACGTGGAGTACCAGACGGACAACCGTCACTACGCGCACATTGACTGCCCGGGGCACGCGGACTACATCAAGAACATGATCACCGGTGCGGCTCAGATGGACGGTGCGATCCTGGTGGTGTCCGCTGCGGACGGTCCCATGCCCCAGACCCGTGAGCACGTGCTTTTGGCCCGTCAGGTGAACGTGCCCGCGCTGGTGGTGTTCATGAACAAGTGCGACATGGTGGACGATCCGGAGCTTCTGGATCTGGTGGAGATGGAGATCCGGGACCTGCTGAGCAAGTACAGCTTCCCTGGCGACGAGGTTCCCATCATTCGCGGTTCCGCGCTGAAGGCTCTTGAGGCGGATGGCGAGGACGAGTGGACCGACAAGATCTGGGAGCTCATGAAGGCCTGTGACGAGTACATTCCCACCCCTGTTCGGGAGACCGACAAGCCGTTCTTGATGCCCATCGAGGACGTGTTTACCATAACCGGTCGTGGCACGGTTGTGACCGGTCGTGTGGAGCGCGGTGTCATCAAGGCGGGAGACGAGGTTGAGATAGTGGGGATGAGGGACACCCAGAAGACGGTGGCCACCAGCCTTGAGATGTTCCGTAAGATATTGGACGACGCGGTGGCGGGAGACAACGTGGGGGTCCTTCTGCGGGGTGTAGGCAAGGACGAGGTTGAGCGGGGCCAGGTTTTGGCGAAGCCTGGCAGCATCAAGCCGCACAAGCACTTCAAGGCGGAGGTTTACGTTTTGAAGAAGGAGGAGGGTGGTCGTCACACGCCGTTCTTCTCCGGTTACAAGCCTCAGTTCTACTTCCGGACCACGGACGTTACTGGGGAGATCAAGCTTCCGGAGGGCGTGGAGATGGTCATGCCTGGGGACAACAGCCAGTTTGAGGTGAAGCTGATAGTGCCGGTGGCTCTGGAGCCGGGTCTTCGGTTTGCGGTCCGTGAGGGCGGCCGCACCGTGGGCGCCGGGGTGGTCACCGAGATACTGGACAAGTAG
- a CDS encoding ArsR/SmtB family transcription factor: protein MADLDGDNQLLYDLAELFRVFGDTTRVRILWCLAQSDMCVSHLAERLRMSQSAVSHQLRILKSARLVRVTRQGRNAIYGLDDQHVKAIFDQALQHVSHTSMGRENKNEPDR from the coding sequence GTGGCAGACCTAGACGGGGACAATCAGCTCCTGTACGACCTGGCGGAACTATTCAGGGTCTTCGGAGATACAACCCGGGTCAGGATCCTCTGGTGCCTGGCCCAGTCGGACATGTGCGTCTCCCACCTGGCGGAGCGGCTTCGCATGAGCCAGTCGGCGGTGTCCCACCAACTGAGGATCCTCAAGTCCGCCCGGCTGGTCCGGGTCACACGACAGGGACGGAACGCCATCTACGGCCTGGACGACCAACACGTTAAGGCCATCTTCGACCAGGCCCTCCAACACGTGAGCCACACATCCATGGGAAGGGAGAACAAAAATGAGCCAGACCGCTGA
- a CDS encoding heavy metal translocating P-type ATPase produces the protein MSQTAECRSCRCCADEHHHDHHGTTRIPRGLRLVLGAAALAGSLLLPNHIRPLGLIAAYLILGTNVMASALRNALKGDLFNEFSLMSIATLGAIAIGELAEGAAVMLFYEAGELLQDMTAERSRRAIEAAMDLRPKMAHLMTPQGEADIPPDQVETGSTIIVRPGEMIPLDGQVTQGRASVDTSSLTGEGLPVDVAEGDPVQAGTMNLDGHLKIRVTRPFDQSAMARGLQLLAQQEGSRTRTERFISAFARRYTPAVMILAALISTVPPALGMGSFRQWAYRGLVFLVVSCPCALMISVPLAVLAGLGASARRGLLLKGGDALERLWQVRSAFLDKTGTLTKGTLRVLKVTPAPGVDPARLMNLAAAAEMGSNHPAARAIAAQGSHLSPEDTKELPGMGVEATVDGSSILVGNRRLMESRGVEAPEEALESGAVHVAENLRYLGSIQLGDQLREDAQTALDSLRRLGLNPLGVISGDRPHRVEELTGQLPLDIRLGDLLPADKVEVLKARPFSLFVGDGINDAAVMAASHVGIAVGGLGADVTVEASDGVLLSDRLSPVAEAVTVARMSRRVVGQNIAMALSVKAAVLILGTLGAANMWEAVFADVGVALLATLNSCRVLRSVR, from the coding sequence ATGAGCCAGACCGCTGAATGCCGGTCCTGCCGGTGCTGCGCCGACGAACACCACCACGACCACCACGGAACCACCCGAATCCCAAGGGGACTGCGACTCGTCCTGGGGGCCGCCGCCCTGGCGGGGTCCCTGCTCCTTCCCAACCACATAAGACCCCTGGGCCTCATCGCCGCCTACCTCATCCTGGGGACCAACGTGATGGCCTCCGCCCTGAGGAACGCCCTCAAGGGGGACCTGTTCAACGAGTTCTCCCTCATGTCCATCGCCACCCTGGGGGCCATCGCCATAGGGGAACTGGCCGAAGGGGCGGCGGTGATGCTCTTCTACGAGGCGGGGGAACTGCTCCAGGACATGACCGCCGAGAGGTCCCGGCGAGCCATAGAGGCCGCCATGGACCTGAGGCCCAAGATGGCTCACCTCATGACCCCCCAGGGGGAGGCGGACATCCCCCCCGACCAGGTGGAGACCGGATCCACGATCATCGTGAGGCCCGGGGAGATGATCCCCCTGGACGGACAGGTCACCCAGGGCAGGGCATCGGTGGACACCTCATCCCTCACCGGCGAGGGGCTACCGGTGGACGTGGCGGAGGGGGACCCGGTCCAGGCGGGGACCATGAACCTGGACGGGCACCTGAAGATCCGGGTGACCCGCCCCTTCGACCAGTCCGCCATGGCCCGGGGACTCCAGCTGCTGGCCCAACAGGAGGGGAGCCGCACCAGGACCGAGCGGTTCATATCCGCCTTCGCCCGCCGCTACACCCCGGCGGTCATGATCCTGGCGGCCCTCATTTCCACCGTCCCACCCGCCCTCGGTATGGGCAGCTTCAGGCAGTGGGCCTACCGGGGGCTGGTCTTCCTGGTGGTCTCCTGCCCCTGCGCCCTCATGATCTCCGTCCCCCTGGCGGTCCTGGCGGGGCTAGGCGCCTCCGCCCGCCGGGGGCTCCTCCTCAAGGGAGGGGACGCGCTGGAAAGGCTATGGCAGGTCCGAAGCGCCTTCCTGGACAAGACCGGGACCCTCACCAAGGGGACCCTGCGGGTGCTGAAAGTGACCCCCGCCCCGGGGGTGGACCCCGCCCGGCTGATGAACCTCGCCGCCGCGGCGGAGATGGGATCCAACCACCCGGCCGCCCGGGCCATCGCCGCCCAGGGGTCCCACCTCTCCCCGGAGGACACCAAGGAGCTGCCAGGCATGGGGGTGGAGGCCACCGTGGATGGCTCCTCCATCCTGGTGGGCAACCGGCGCCTCATGGAGTCCAGGGGGGTTGAAGCCCCGGAGGAGGCTCTGGAGTCCGGCGCGGTCCACGTGGCGGAGAACCTGAGGTACCTGGGTTCCATCCAGCTGGGGGATCAGCTGAGGGAGGACGCCCAAACCGCCCTGGACTCCCTCCGCCGGCTGGGGCTCAACCCCCTGGGGGTCATCTCCGGGGACAGGCCCCACCGGGTGGAGGAGCTCACCGGCCAGCTCCCCCTGGACATCCGCCTGGGGGACCTGCTCCCCGCCGACAAGGTGGAGGTGCTCAAGGCCCGCCCCTTCAGCCTCTTCGTGGGGGACGGGATCAACGACGCGGCGGTTATGGCCGCCTCCCACGTGGGGATCGCCGTGGGGGGCCTGGGAGCGGACGTGACCGTGGAGGCCTCCGACGGGGTCCTCCTGTCGGACCGGCTCTCCCCGGTGGCGGAAGCGGTGACCGTAGCCAGGATGAGCCGCCGGGTGGTGGGACAGAACATCGCCATGGCCCTCTCGGTAAAGGCGGCGGTGCTGATCCTGGGCACCCTGGGGGCGGCCAACATGTGGGAGGCGGTCTTCGCCGACGTGGGGGTGGCCCTGCTGGCCACGCTGAACTCCTGCCGGGTCCTCCGGTCGGTCCGTTGA
- a CDS encoding heme/hemin ABC transporter substrate-binding protein: MYHPDSFSRSSSKGTGGPLYSFAGWPILLLAALLLISPSTSDALPSPKRIVSLSPAGTEMLFAMGLGDRVAAVTTFCDHPREALSKPKVGGFADVSIEALISMGADLVVLQDIHSPMTQQLTRAGIRWIMLRQDSVAQVLDSMRALGRACGVPDRGQALARRTESQIRAISSRTKGKRPRVLVCVSREMEAGRITSFYAAGPRSFYGELVRLAGGENCLPPSSPPYPMVFAEGLLAMRPQVVIDLVGDRNFYHSSSRLNRDELFDLNEIRRKWRRSFPNSTFKLQVLEGTVYLRPGPRVPVVIDAFQRATREASR, from the coding sequence ATGTATCATCCGGATAGCTTTTCACGTTCGTCTTCCAAGGGGACCGGCGGTCCCCTTTATTCCTTCGCTGGCTGGCCCATCCTCCTGCTGGCGGCGCTCCTCCTGATCTCCCCGTCTACTTCCGACGCCCTCCCATCCCCCAAACGGATCGTGTCCCTCTCCCCGGCGGGGACCGAGATGCTCTTCGCCATGGGACTCGGGGACCGGGTCGCGGCGGTCACCACCTTCTGCGACCACCCCCGGGAGGCCCTATCGAAGCCCAAGGTGGGGGGCTTCGCGGACGTGAGCATCGAGGCCCTGATATCCATGGGGGCGGACCTGGTGGTGCTCCAGGACATCCACTCCCCAATGACCCAGCAGCTCACCCGGGCAGGGATCCGGTGGATCATGCTGCGCCAGGACAGCGTTGCCCAGGTGCTGGACTCCATGCGGGCCCTGGGGAGGGCCTGCGGCGTGCCGGACCGGGGGCAGGCCCTAGCCAGGCGAACCGAGTCCCAGATAAGGGCCATATCCTCCAGAACCAAGGGGAAGCGCCCCCGGGTGCTGGTCTGCGTCTCCCGGGAGATGGAGGCGGGGCGCATAACCTCCTTCTACGCCGCTGGGCCCAGGAGCTTCTACGGGGAGCTGGTGAGGCTGGCGGGGGGAGAGAACTGCCTTCCCCCCTCATCACCCCCCTACCCCATGGTCTTCGCCGAGGGGCTCCTAGCCATGAGACCCCAGGTGGTGATAGACCTGGTGGGGGACAGGAACTTCTACCACTCCTCCTCAAGGCTCAACCGGGACGAGCTGTTCGACCTGAACGAGATCCGCCGCAAGTGGCGCCGGTCGTTCCCCAACTCCACTTTCAAGCTCCAGGTACTGGAGGGCACCGTTTACCTCCGGCCCGGGCCCAGGGTACCCGTGGTGATCGACGCCTTCCAGCGGGCCACCCGGGAGGCGTCCCGATGA
- a CDS encoding ABC transporter ATP-binding protein gives MSIVSVRDLTVQMGGRTILRDVNLDLRPREALAVIGPNGAGKSTLLKAIMGMVPHRGRVALDRRPLSELSPRQVGRIIALVPQPSEGRPPVTPLELAILSRYPWQGSFDGVGCQEMALIRSALEAVDLWELRDVPMGSLSGGEAQRALIAAALAQDTRCLVLDEPTASLDYRHQCEVLRLLLDLRSRGEDRGMIMATHDVNLALRWATRVVALREGRVVLDRSPEDLGPEELSSVFQVRFRRISDPQGGCIMPQELML, from the coding sequence ATGAGCATCGTCTCCGTGAGGGACCTGACGGTCCAGATGGGGGGAAGGACCATCCTCCGGGACGTGAACCTGGACCTTAGGCCCCGGGAGGCCCTGGCGGTGATAGGCCCCAACGGGGCGGGAAAGAGCACCCTCCTCAAGGCCATCATGGGGATGGTACCCCACCGGGGGCGGGTGGCCCTGGACCGGAGGCCCCTGTCGGAACTGTCGCCCCGGCAGGTGGGCCGGATCATCGCCCTGGTGCCCCAGCCATCAGAGGGGCGCCCCCCGGTCACCCCCCTCGAGCTGGCCATCCTCTCCCGCTACCCCTGGCAGGGCTCCTTCGACGGGGTGGGCTGCCAGGAGATGGCCCTCATAAGGTCCGCCCTGGAGGCGGTGGACCTCTGGGAGCTCCGGGACGTGCCCATGGGGAGCCTGAGCGGCGGGGAGGCCCAGCGGGCCCTCATAGCCGCCGCGCTGGCCCAGGATACCCGGTGCCTCGTGCTGGACGAGCCCACCGCCTCCCTGGACTACCGACACCAGTGCGAGGTGCTCAGGCTTCTACTGGACCTTAGGTCCCGAGGGGAGGATCGGGGGATGATCATGGCCACCCACGACGTCAACCTGGCGCTTAGGTGGGCCACCCGGGTGGTGGCCCTGAGGGAGGGACGGGTGGTTCTGGACCGCTCACCCGAGGACCTGGGCCCTGAGGAGCTGTCCTCCGTGTTCCAGGTCCGTTTCCGGCGGATCTCGGATCCCCAGGGGGGATGCATCATGCCCCAGGAACTGATGCTATGA
- a CDS encoding FecCD family ABC transporter permease: MRRPLALLGLLSLLALLTLPFVGPMRIAPSEALGNRVFTTMRVPRVLLGYSTGATLGLCGAVFQVLLRNHLASPDVMGVSSGAALGAVAAIRLGLSPVGIGAFLGSSLAIGLILTAGAQTARRGGGSQGLLLAGVASSFLFGSLNMVIQYGGGFGDSFRMLRWAMGGIQVVGYQQLVPSLGALGVTVGCCLAFLKEIRLIRCGTLFARSRGVPVDRVRWILFGLISMAVAASVSLCGPIGFVGLFGPHMARMLGVKGEGGGLWGSAMVGGLILSGCDALARTLWAPSEIPVGIITSGAGALFFLWLMLFGSERQV; this comes from the coding sequence ATGAGGCGTCCCCTGGCGTTGCTCGGCCTACTCTCCCTCCTGGCCCTCCTGACCCTACCCTTCGTGGGGCCCATGCGGATAGCCCCCTCGGAGGCCCTGGGGAACCGGGTGTTCACCACCATGCGGGTGCCCCGGGTGCTGCTGGGCTACTCCACCGGAGCCACCCTGGGGCTCTGCGGTGCGGTGTTCCAGGTTTTGCTCAGGAACCACCTGGCCTCCCCGGACGTGATGGGGGTCTCCTCCGGTGCCGCCCTGGGGGCGGTGGCGGCCATAAGGCTGGGGCTATCGCCGGTGGGGATCGGGGCCTTCCTGGGCTCCAGCCTGGCCATAGGGCTCATCCTCACCGCCGGGGCCCAGACGGCCCGGCGAGGAGGCGGGAGCCAGGGGCTCCTGCTGGCGGGGGTGGCGTCCAGCTTCCTGTTCGGGAGCCTCAACATGGTGATCCAGTACGGGGGCGGCTTCGGCGACTCCTTCAGGATGCTACGATGGGCCATGGGGGGAATACAGGTGGTGGGATACCAGCAACTTGTCCCCTCCCTGGGGGCCCTGGGGGTCACCGTCGGCTGTTGCCTGGCCTTCCTGAAGGAGATAAGGCTCATCCGCTGCGGGACCCTATTCGCCAGGAGCCGGGGGGTCCCGGTGGACCGGGTCCGCTGGATCCTGTTCGGCCTGATCTCCATGGCGGTGGCCGCCTCGGTGTCCCTCTGCGGCCCCATCGGCTTTGTGGGGCTCTTCGGCCCCCACATGGCCAGGATGCTGGGCGTCAAGGGGGAGGGAGGGGGGCTTTGGGGAAGCGCCATGGTGGGGGGGCTGATACTCTCCGGGTGCGACGCCCTGGCAAGGACACTCTGGGCCCCGTCGGAGATACCGGTGGGGATAATCACCTCCGGCGCGGGGGCCCTCTTCTTCCTCTGGCTGATGCTGTTCGGATCCGAGCGGCAAGTCTGA
- a CDS encoding MotA/TolQ/ExbB proton channel family protein: MALAMDRLWVLYRCTLVSRQLDLNQLEEPLGSHGTGGHATLPPGPAARVVQGIMAFWDKGSGAMREAAEIAIREELFLLSKGLSTIEWAARIAPMLGLLGTVLGMVDMFGAIGTAGASSGAVALGIRKALYTTVAGLCCAIPASAMLRLLDHLIDAEEERLRRISHHLILHRMRCEGGTQG, from the coding sequence ATGGCCCTGGCGATGGACAGGCTATGGGTCCTGTACCGGTGCACCCTAGTGTCCCGCCAGCTGGACCTCAACCAACTGGAGGAACCGCTGGGATCCCATGGGACCGGGGGTCATGCCACCCTACCACCTGGCCCCGCCGCCCGGGTGGTCCAGGGGATCATGGCCTTCTGGGACAAGGGTTCCGGGGCAATGAGGGAGGCGGCGGAGATAGCCATAAGGGAGGAGCTGTTCCTCCTCTCCAAGGGGCTCTCCACCATCGAGTGGGCCGCACGGATAGCCCCCATGTTGGGGCTACTGGGCACGGTGCTGGGCATGGTGGACATGTTCGGCGCCATAGGAACCGCCGGAGCATCCTCCGGGGCAGTGGCCCTGGGGATCCGTAAGGCCCTTTACACCACCGTGGCGGGGCTGTGTTGCGCCATCCCCGCCTCCGCCATGTTGCGCCTTCTGGACCACCTGATAGACGCCGAGGAGGAGAGGCTCCGGCGGATATCCCACCACCTCATCCTCCACCGCATGAGATGTGAAGGGGGGACCCAGGGGTGA
- a CDS encoding ExbD/TolR family protein → MRRRGHQMDMTPMLDVLFMLIIFFVLTTSFARLETQRVDLPKGRGERTEVKAAVITITSNGEILLDGKPSSLGELKARLRGHPRVLLGAHRGVPYGRVAELLSALRSAGVESAGLLLEGSSN, encoded by the coding sequence GTGAGGCGCCGGGGGCACCAGATGGACATGACCCCCATGCTGGACGTGCTCTTCATGCTGATCATCTTCTTCGTCCTCACCACCTCCTTCGCCCGGCTGGAGACCCAACGGGTGGACCTGCCCAAGGGGAGGGGGGAACGGACGGAGGTAAAGGCGGCGGTGATAACCATCACATCCAACGGGGAGATCCTCCTGGACGGGAAGCCCTCCAGCCTGGGGGAGCTGAAAGCACGCCTCCGGGGACACCCACGGGTCCTGCTGGGGGCCCACCGGGGAGTGCCCTACGGCAGGGTGGCGGAGCTCCTGTCCGCCCTCAGATCCGCAGGTGTTGAGTCCGCGGGGCTGCTGCTGGAGGGGAGCTCCAATTGA
- a CDS encoding TonB family protein → MRRALPFLLASLWIHWAVLGIITPRSHQPPGIHVMRITIETAPTAPPSVTPGADPPKAKTEAPVKTPAKQNRIPSERNPSARRAPKEASLGEAKDRGGTDRSGDTDGPAGGPPAEGAPAGEGGLPSGGQAEGGGTGETLPGGTAEDATLRVKPRYPRAARQRGEEGTVVIRLTVRDGVPIDARVESSSGSPRLDRAALEAAAMWRFRPQVNGEVRIPFLFRLVDPDPR, encoded by the coding sequence TTGAGACGTGCCCTACCCTTCCTCCTGGCCAGCCTATGGATCCACTGGGCGGTCCTGGGGATCATCACCCCGCGTTCCCACCAGCCCCCGGGGATTCACGTCATGCGCATCACCATTGAGACCGCCCCCACCGCCCCCCCTTCCGTGACACCCGGGGCGGACCCGCCCAAAGCCAAGACCGAGGCCCCGGTTAAAACCCCGGCCAAGCAGAACAGGATCCCGAGCGAACGCAATCCAAGCGCCCGAAGGGCCCCAAAGGAGGCCTCCCTGGGGGAGGCGAAGGATAGGGGGGGGACCGATCGATCCGGGGACACGGATGGCCCCGCCGGCGGCCCACCGGCGGAGGGGGCCCCGGCAGGTGAAGGGGGACTTCCATCGGGGGGTCAAGCGGAAGGCGGGGGGACCGGTGAAACCCTACCGGGTGGAACGGCGGAGGACGCCACCCTGCGGGTGAAGCCCCGGTACCCCCGGGCGGCTCGGCAGAGGGGCGAGGAGGGCACGGTGGTGATCCGCCTCACGGTCCGGGACGGGGTCCCCATCGATGCGAGGGTGGAGTCCTCCAGCGGGTCCCCCCGGCTGGACCGGGCGGCGCTGGAGGCGGCGGCCATGTGGCGCTTCAGGCCCCAGGTGAACGGGGAGGTCCGGATCCCCTTCCTCTTCAGGCTGGTGGATCCGGACCCCCGGTGA
- a CDS encoding TonB-dependent receptor plug domain-containing protein — MWLFVVLGLAALGGPAFGADEPVVEVLGSRVSSMEDLPAMVHRVTSDDIRRSGARNLQEVLDLLPGVNGLVSGAGMAQSKGISVRGMTTEVLLLVDGVPFMTSSYGTGAVLGAPFDLRTVPLSSIERVEVLKGASSALYGSHGLGGVINVVTRKGAAPAGFSLTGGSDGYLSGTVWASGGDRVTATVRYSREEEGQRRIRRRTNGLYDRSDDYRANHYGLDLKGDGWTFKASLGDYSSRWTYDGDLNRQENDYGRYVLELPVPGDLSLKAYYGSNFKRVFDSSGRSEYQDSNLGLALDGRGKWGSNLLAYGIELRRDSSDSRNFENPFGNNDPYDLKRDGLSLYGETSFPLGELTGLLGLRYERWDVERGDDYSELNPKVSLSYEDPSGRLWYLSAGRAFVMPSFFQIYMPMRSWGIPNYQLRPEKGWSYEAGVRSAAGWSFNLFYTDLDDRIAYQSDPITWIGQYVNLERYRAYGVEAEWVLRLSEGLTYRQGLSWAYGEERASGQWTRSGDPRWKSVSTLEWTRGPWRASVTGRFYGDRAIRDNTNHYSEEDIFLVDLNLSRSLGEMELTLGGRNVFGREFFVDRSGYVTPERTWYLTLSGRI; from the coding sequence TTGTGGCTGTTCGTTGTCTTGGGGTTGGCCGCCTTGGGGGGGCCCGCCTTCGGGGCCGACGAGCCGGTGGTGGAGGTCCTGGGCTCCCGGGTGAGCTCCATGGAGGACCTGCCCGCCATGGTTCATCGGGTAACCTCCGACGACATCCGGCGAAGCGGGGCAAGGAACCTGCAGGAGGTGCTGGACCTGCTACCCGGGGTGAACGGCCTGGTCAGCGGGGCTGGGATGGCCCAGTCCAAGGGCATATCCGTCCGGGGGATGACCACCGAGGTGCTACTCCTGGTGGACGGGGTCCCCTTCATGACCTCCAGTTACGGCACCGGGGCGGTGCTGGGGGCCCCCTTCGACCTCAGGACCGTCCCCTTGAGCTCCATCGAGCGGGTGGAGGTCCTAAAGGGCGCCTCCTCCGCCCTCTACGGTTCCCACGGCCTTGGAGGGGTCATAAACGTGGTGACTCGAAAGGGGGCCGCCCCGGCGGGCTTCTCCCTGACCGGCGGATCCGACGGGTACCTCTCCGGCACCGTCTGGGCCTCCGGAGGAGATAGGGTTACCGCCACGGTCCGCTACTCCCGAGAGGAGGAGGGCCAGCGCCGGATCAGGAGGCGGACCAACGGCCTCTACGACCGGTCCGACGACTACCGGGCGAACCACTACGGCCTGGACCTGAAGGGGGACGGGTGGACCTTCAAGGCCAGCCTGGGGGACTACTCCTCCCGCTGGACCTACGACGGGGACCTGAACCGGCAGGAGAACGACTACGGCCGCTACGTGCTGGAGCTACCGGTTCCAGGGGACCTGTCCCTCAAGGCCTACTACGGCAGCAACTTCAAGCGGGTCTTCGACTCCTCCGGCAGGAGTGAGTACCAGGACAGCAACCTGGGGCTCGCCCTGGACGGGCGGGGCAAGTGGGGCTCAAACCTCCTGGCCTACGGGATCGAGCTCCGTCGGGACAGCTCCGACAGCAGGAACTTCGAGAACCCCTTTGGCAACAACGATCCCTACGACCTCAAGAGGGATGGGCTCTCCTTGTACGGGGAGACCAGCTTCCCCCTGGGGGAACTGACGGGCCTTCTGGGGCTCCGTTACGAGCGCTGGGACGTTGAGAGGGGGGACGACTACTCGGAGCTGAACCCAAAGGTGTCCCTCTCCTACGAGGACCCCTCCGGCAGGCTGTGGTACCTGTCCGCCGGCAGGGCCTTCGTGATGCCCAGCTTCTTCCAGATCTACATGCCCATGAGGAGCTGGGGGATCCCCAACTACCAGCTCAGGCCCGAGAAGGGGTGGAGCTACGAGGCGGGGGTCCGGTCCGCCGCCGGCTGGAGCTTCAACCTCTTCTACACCGACCTGGACGACAGGATCGCCTACCAGTCGGATCCCATCACTTGGATCGGCCAGTACGTGAACCTGGAGCGCTACCGGGCCTACGGGGTGGAGGCGGAGTGGGTCCTGCGGCTGTCCGAGGGGCTCACCTATCGGCAGGGTTTGTCCTGGGCCTACGGGGAGGAGAGGGCCTCGGGTCAGTGGACCAGGAGCGGGGATCCCCGGTGGAAGTCGGTCTCCACCCTGGAGTGGACCCGGGGACCCTGGAGGGCCAGCGTCACCGGCCGGTTCTACGGGGATAGGGCCATAAGGGACAACACCAACCACTACTCCGAGGAGGACATCTTCCTGGTGGACCTCAACCTTTCCCGCTCCCTGGGGGAGATGGAGCTGACCTTGGGGGGACGCAACGTCTTCGGCCGGGAGTTCTTCGTGGACCGGAGCGGCTATGTGACGCCCGAGAGGACCTGGTACCTGACCCTGAGCGGCCGCATCTAG